One stretch of Brevibacillus laterosporus DNA includes these proteins:
- a CDS encoding cytochrome (ubi)quinol oxidase subunit III yields MQHTDHGVLPAEPEKATLEGRNKILGFWLFLGGEMVLFGSLFATYLALREQYVSGPAPHEIFKIELVAMATILLLTSSLTSVFAIIGMHRHNFKMMMFWFAVTVVLGFAFLGLEIYEFYHYYQEGHTMTSSAYGSAFYTLVGFHGAHVLFGVTWIATLMISAMKKGLTVVTAPKFYIASLYWHFVDVVWVFIFTVVYLMGIMSGKGGA; encoded by the coding sequence ATGCAACACACAGATCATGGTGTTCTACCTGCTGAGCCTGAAAAGGCAACCCTTGAAGGCAGAAATAAGATACTTGGCTTTTGGCTTTTCCTTGGTGGAGAAATGGTATTGTTCGGTTCGTTATTTGCCACGTACCTGGCTTTGCGAGAACAATATGTATCAGGACCAGCTCCACATGAAATCTTTAAAATCGAACTGGTTGCAATGGCGACAATTTTACTGTTAACTAGTTCCTTAACCAGTGTATTTGCCATCATCGGTATGCACCGCCATAACTTCAAAATGATGATGTTCTGGTTTGCTGTAACCGTTGTACTTGGATTTGCGTTCTTGGGACTTGAGATATACGAGTTCTATCATTACTATCAAGAAGGTCATACGATGACTAGTAGTGCATACGGTTCCGCCTTCTATACGTTGGTTGGATTCCATGGAGCGCACGTGCTGTTCGGGGTTACTTGGATTGCAACCTTGATGATTTCTGCTATGAAAAAAGGGTTGACCGTGGTTACTGCACCGAAGTTCTACATTGCAAGTTTGTACTGGCACTTCGTTGACGTTGTATGGGTATTCATTTTCACAGTCGTGTACCTGATGGGTATCATGTCTGGAAAAGGAGGAGCATAA
- the ctaD gene encoding cytochrome c oxidase subunit I encodes MAQHVRPRNTGLWDWITTVDHKKIGVLYLIAGGFFFLLGGLEALLMRIQLMYPSSKLFIGSTFNELLTMHGTTMIFLAAMPLIFAVMNAIVPLQIGARDVAFPFVNSLGFWLFFFGGLLLNVSWFMGGAPDAGWTAYVPLSSTTYSQTAGVSFYVLGLQIAGLGTLIGGINFLVTIINMRAPGMTFMRMPMFTWTAFITSALILFAFPAITVGLVLLMFDRIFGAQFFEVAGGGNVLLWQHLFWIFGHPEVYILILPAFGMISDVISTFAKKRLFGYSAMVFATMVIGFLGFMVWVHHMFTVGLGPVANSLFSIATMLIAVPTGIKIFNWLFTLWGGQIRFTTANLFATGFIPTFTIGGMTGVMLSVAPADYQYQDSYFVVAHFHYVLVGGMVLGLFAAFYYWWPKMFGKLLNEAIGKWNFWLFFIGFHLTFFPQHFLGLMGMPRRVYTFLPGQELELGNMISTVGAIIMSVGTLLFIVNVIYTGAKGKKAVADPWDGRTLEWSIPSPAPEYNFAQTPRVRGLDAFWVEKMAGNKAMTPAEPLGPIHMPSPSVLPFLMSVGMFIAGFGFIYHKYVLVFVGMGLFLLCMFARSIKDDHGFHIEVEEIKETEKGGRL; translated from the coding sequence GTGGCTCAACATGTTCGTCCAAGAAATACGGGCTTGTGGGATTGGATCACAACCGTGGACCATAAAAAAATCGGCGTTCTTTACTTAATAGCCGGTGGATTCTTCTTCTTGCTTGGTGGACTTGAAGCATTGCTGATGCGTATTCAGCTTATGTATCCAAGTAGCAAACTGTTCATTGGGTCGACTTTTAATGAACTGTTAACGATGCATGGTACCACCATGATCTTCCTAGCTGCCATGCCATTGATTTTTGCTGTCATGAATGCAATCGTACCACTACAAATTGGTGCGCGCGACGTAGCTTTTCCATTCGTTAACTCACTAGGCTTCTGGCTGTTCTTTTTCGGTGGATTGCTGCTTAACGTAAGTTGGTTTATGGGCGGTGCACCCGATGCAGGTTGGACAGCGTATGTGCCATTATCTTCGACCACATACAGTCAGACTGCTGGGGTTAGTTTCTATGTTCTAGGTTTGCAGATAGCTGGTTTGGGGACATTAATCGGGGGGATTAACTTCCTGGTTACGATCATTAACATGCGCGCTCCAGGGATGACCTTTATGCGTATGCCGATGTTTACTTGGACAGCATTTATTACTTCTGCATTGATCTTATTCGCTTTCCCTGCGATCACAGTAGGTTTAGTTCTATTGATGTTTGACCGAATTTTCGGAGCACAGTTCTTTGAAGTAGCTGGCGGCGGAAACGTACTGCTGTGGCAGCATTTGTTCTGGATCTTTGGTCACCCGGAAGTTTACATCTTGATTCTTCCAGCATTTGGTATGATTTCTGACGTTATTAGTACTTTTGCAAAAAAACGTCTGTTTGGATACTCTGCTATGGTATTTGCGACCATGGTTATTGGTTTCTTAGGCTTCATGGTATGGGTTCACCATATGTTTACGGTAGGTTTGGGGCCGGTAGCTAACTCGCTCTTCTCCATTGCGACGATGTTGATTGCCGTACCAACTGGTATTAAAATCTTTAACTGGCTGTTTACTCTGTGGGGCGGTCAAATTCGCTTCACGACAGCTAATTTGTTCGCTACAGGTTTTATTCCGACATTTACCATCGGTGGTATGACAGGGGTAATGCTTTCTGTAGCACCAGCTGACTATCAGTACCAAGATTCTTACTTTGTAGTAGCTCACTTCCACTACGTTCTCGTAGGTGGTATGGTGCTGGGATTGTTCGCAGCTTTCTACTACTGGTGGCCAAAAATGTTTGGTAAATTACTGAATGAAGCAATCGGTAAATGGAATTTCTGGTTATTCTTCATCGGTTTCCATTTGACATTCTTCCCGCAACATTTCCTTGGTTTGATGGGTATGCCACGTCGTGTATATACATTCTTACCAGGTCAAGAGTTGGAATTAGGGAATATGATTTCTACTGTTGGAGCAATCATTATGAGTGTCGGTACCTTGCTGTTCATTGTAAACGTGATTTACACAGGTGCGAAAGGTAAAAAGGCTGTGGCGGATCCATGGGATGGTCGTACACTTGAGTGGTCAATTCCTTCTCCAGCACCTGAGTATAACTTTGCTCAAACACCTCGCGTGCGTGGTCTTGATGCTTTCTGGGTTGAGAAAATGGCAGGTAATAAAGCAATGACTCCGGCTGAACCGCTAGGCCCGATTCATATGCCATCTCCATCTGTATTGCCGTTCCTGATGTCCGTAGGAATGTTTATTGCAGGATTTGGTTTTATTTATCACAAATATGTGTTGGTTTTCGTAGGAATGGGACTGTTTTTACTTTGCATGTTTGCCCGTTCCATTAAAGATGACCATGGTTTCCATATCGAAGTAGAAGAGATCAAGGAAACAGAAAAAGGGGGTAGGCTGTAA
- the gerQ gene encoding spore coat protein GerQ: MYYNNYEQQQQQGCESCGTTTYPQNYMYPYYPTTPQQTPSTQVSPTQQMQQQQQCLPPNPSGSYIPGGPLPVVEESYVENILRFNRGKVATFYMTYENNSQWNAKIFRGVIETAGRDHIIISDPETGMRYLLLMLNLDYVTFDEEINYIPPVNPFARTR, translated from the coding sequence ATGTATTACAATAATTATGAACAACAGCAACAACAAGGCTGTGAGTCCTGCGGTACTACCACTTATCCACAAAACTATATGTATCCCTATTATCCAACTACACCTCAGCAAACTCCCAGCACACAAGTGAGTCCGACACAACAAATGCAACAACAACAGCAATGCCTGCCTCCCAATCCAAGTGGTAGCTATATTCCAGGTGGTCCCCTTCCAGTGGTCGAAGAGTCCTACGTAGAAAATATTTTACGTTTCAACCGTGGAAAAGTTGCTACCTTCTATATGACCTATGAGAACAATAGCCAATGGAACGCTAAAATATTCCGTGGGGTCATTGAAACTGCTGGTCGGGATCATATCATCATCAGTGATCCAGAAACTGGGATGCGTTATTTGCTCCTAATGCTCAACCTCGATTATGTCACATTTGATGAAGAGATTAACTACATTCCACCAGTTAATCCATTTGCTCGCACTCGCTAG
- a CDS encoding DUF420 domain-containing protein has product MLTLLPALSTSFIAISAILVAIGWSQVAKRKFDAHKKTMIVASVFALAFFIIYMSRTIFVGNMNFGGPDELRLYYQIFLIFHITLATTAAVFGLVTLYLGFTKQFSKHRKWGPVTSIIWFGTAITGIAVYFLLFVIYPGGETSSLLRTILGF; this is encoded by the coding sequence GTGCTAACGTTGTTGCCTGCACTTAGTACTAGTTTTATTGCCATCAGTGCAATCCTTGTAGCAATCGGTTGGTCTCAGGTAGCCAAACGTAAATTTGATGCCCACAAAAAAACGATGATCGTTGCTTCCGTGTTTGCCTTAGCATTTTTCATCATTTATATGTCTCGAACTATTTTTGTGGGAAATATGAATTTTGGTGGACCGGATGAACTGCGCTTGTACTACCAAATCTTTTTGATTTTCCATATCACTTTGGCTACCACAGCAGCCGTTTTTGGGCTGGTAACCTTGTATTTAGGCTTCACAAAGCAATTTTCTAAGCATCGTAAGTGGGGGCCAGTTACATCCATTATCTGGTTCGGTACAGCGATTACTGGTATAGCTGTTTATTTCCTGCTGTTTGTGATTTATCCAGGAGGAGAGACGTCTAGCTTACTCCGAACGATCTTAGGTTTTTAA
- a CDS encoding cytochrome C oxidase subunit IV, which translates to MDQHNHSSQPSKHSHAHSTSMKPHIVSFILSIVLTALAFAAVIYMPDKKGFVYPYIILLGTVQALVQLYIWMHLKDKGHLFPVVGIFTGAFIMVTCVVMALYWV; encoded by the coding sequence ATGGATCAACATAATCATTCATCTCAACCTTCGAAACATTCCCATGCTCATAGCACCAGCATGAAGCCACATATCGTCTCATTTATTCTGTCCATTGTATTAACAGCATTAGCATTTGCGGCCGTTATCTACATGCCTGATAAAAAGGGTTTTGTTTATCCTTATATTATCCTTTTGGGTACTGTGCAAGCGCTGGTGCAGCTATACATCTGGATGCACTTAAAAGATAAGGGTCATCTGTTTCCTGTGGTGGGAATTTTCACTGGGGCATTTATCATGGTTACATGCGTTGTCATGGCACTGTATTGGGTATAA
- a CDS encoding cytochrome AA3 — MGTHEQHLLLHGYQPKFAELWNPEFFAFVLLLGLAYFLLIGPWRKRFAHAESVSVGKQFTFVTALLTLYVAMGSPLYFYGHVSFTLHMTQQSLLLMIFPPLFVLGLPTWFLRAILEPSAVRKWFDRFTKPLISLFMFNLFFSVYHIPLVLDFVMQYHGAHIAYKLLLLFTAFMLWWHIICPLPELQRIKNVKLMGYIFAAGVLMTPACALIIFASQLVYESYSYGPQLFAILPILDDQQLGGVVMKMVQETAYGVGLWYVFSRWYREENPTTGIDEIDSLDSFEIMEQRKELTIVPTSGRV; from the coding sequence ATGGGTACCCATGAACAACATTTACTATTGCATGGCTATCAACCGAAGTTTGCGGAGTTATGGAATCCTGAGTTTTTTGCTTTTGTCTTATTACTCGGTTTGGCGTATTTCCTGTTAATTGGTCCGTGGCGCAAACGCTTTGCCCATGCAGAATCTGTCTCAGTAGGAAAGCAATTCACTTTTGTAACTGCTCTTCTTACTTTATATGTTGCTATGGGGAGTCCACTCTATTTTTACGGGCACGTGTCATTTACCTTGCATATGACTCAGCAATCTTTGTTATTAATGATTTTCCCACCACTTTTTGTTCTGGGCTTGCCAACCTGGTTCTTGAGAGCGATCCTAGAACCATCTGCTGTAAGAAAATGGTTTGACCGTTTTACAAAGCCGTTGATTTCCTTATTTATGTTTAACTTATTTTTCTCTGTGTACCATATTCCACTTGTACTTGATTTCGTGATGCAGTACCATGGAGCTCATATTGCATACAAGCTACTGTTATTATTCACAGCCTTTATGTTATGGTGGCATATCATCTGTCCGCTTCCAGAGCTGCAACGGATTAAAAACGTCAAGTTAATGGGGTATATCTTTGCAGCAGGTGTGTTGATGACACCAGCCTGTGCGTTAATCATCTTTGCTTCCCAATTGGTCTATGAATCTTATAGCTATGGTCCTCAATTGTTCGCCATCCTGCCGATACTGGACGATCAGCAACTCGGTGGTGTTGTGATGAAGATGGTACAGGAAACAGCCTATGGGGTTGGGCTATGGTATGTTTTTTCCAGATGGTACCGTGAAGAGAATCCGACGACGGGTATTGATGAAATTGATTCGCTCGATTCTTTTGAAATCATGGAACAGCGTAAGGAGCTCACTATCGTTCCCACTAGTGGACGAGTGTAA
- a CDS encoding cell wall hydrolase: MAVIKHNSSDIDMLARLIRAEAEGEGDLGMLMVGNVSVNRVLGNCLDFKNIRTIPQMVYQSPGGYEAVQKPYFYQRARESEKRLARRSINGEKTHPASNGLWFYRPEGSCPPTWYNQRNTGRFKAHCFFAPTVQDCPEVY; this comes from the coding sequence ATGGCCGTTATTAAACACAACTCCAGTGACATTGATATGCTGGCTAGGTTAATTAGAGCAGAAGCTGAAGGAGAAGGAGATCTTGGAATGCTGATGGTTGGCAATGTATCGGTAAATCGAGTACTAGGCAACTGCTTAGATTTTAAAAACATACGAACCATCCCACAAATGGTATACCAAAGTCCTGGTGGATACGAAGCCGTTCAGAAACCGTACTTCTATCAAAGGGCTAGAGAATCAGAAAAACGCTTGGCAAGGCGCTCAATTAATGGGGAGAAAACACATCCAGCAAGCAACGGGCTATGGTTCTATCGCCCTGAAGGGAGCTGCCCTCCCACATGGTACAACCAGCGAAACACAGGACGCTTTAAAGCCCATTGTTTCTTTGCACCGACTGTTCAGGATTGCCCTGAAGTTTATTAA